A genomic segment from Ptychodera flava strain L36383 chromosome 19, AS_Pfla_20210202, whole genome shotgun sequence encodes:
- the LOC139118820 gene encoding sperm axonemal maintenance protein CFAP97D1-like, with protein MHRAYQSILPCQSRILQQRWDQKYYDEHRQKVKEAQPMVDTKAPKTYVHLHLKLKKLQLEEERLATIERDNRILLEKMSIIMRTRGRVDNRNIYDYKSLNREKRQRELLRVTKENQEILKRIMAREPEYNHLKWQQEWDENEQFMDNIARYPRNWWELMQQEKEKNRKEKQKQKKAEREKKEEEEAKKEEEEEDKKEWTELKEGHDEDEQEAAE; from the exons ATGCACCGTGCCTATCAGTCAATCCTACCCTGTCAGAGTAGGATCCTTCAACAGAGGTGGGACCAAAAATATTACGATGAACATCGGCAGAAG GTTAAGGAGGCCCAACCTATGGTTGATACAAAAGCACCAAAGACATACGTACATCTGCATTTAAAACTTAAGAAATTACAG TTGGAAGAAGAGAGACTAGCCACCATAGAACGTGACAACAGAATTCTTCTAGAAAAGATGTCTATCATTATGAGAACAAGAGGCAGAGTTGACAATAGAAATATCTACGACTACAAAAG TTTGAACCGTGAGAAGAGACAGAGAGAACTCCTCCGCGTCACCAAGGAAAATCAAGAAATCCTGAAAAGAATCATGGCCAGGGAACCTGAATATAATCATCTCAAATGGCAGCAGGAATGGGATGAAAATGAGCAGTTCATGGATAACATCGCCCGGTATCCCAGAAACTGGTGGGAACTCATGCAACAGGAGAAGGAAAAGAATAGG aaagaaaaacagaagcAGAAGAAAGCAGAAAgggaaaagaaagaagaagaagaagccaagaaagaagaggaagaagaagacaAGAAAGAGTGGACAGAGCTCAAGGAAGGACACGATGAAGATGAGCAGGAGGCAGCTGAATAA